Proteins from one Telopea speciosissima isolate NSW1024214 ecotype Mountain lineage chromosome 1, Tspe_v1, whole genome shotgun sequence genomic window:
- the LOC122639146 gene encoding protein DETOXIFICATION 21-like: protein MGHIGETELAAYALIQIILVRFVNGILLGMASALETLCGQAFGARHNHMMGIYLQRSWVVLLATSTILVPVFIFTSPILRLIGQEEELSAVAGNISIWFIPIVYYFVFSMTMQMSLQAQRKNMIIGWLSSALFVVHLTLSWLFVYKLNLGIPGAMGAMFISTWSIVIGEFIYVFGGWCPETWKGFSKHAFTDLWPVVKLFVSSGVMLCIELWYNAVLVLFAGYMKNATTAISAFSICLNITAWEFMISLGFLTGACVRVANELGSGDAGAAKFAIKVNLSTSVSLGVIFSVLFLVFGHVLSYAFTSSTVVARAVSSLSGLLALSVLLNSVQPVLSGVAIGSGWQSVVAYVNLGCYYIVGILIGLLLGYVAKLDVRGIWIGMICGVALQTLVLLWITWRTDWDAQVEKASQRLNRWFLAPSQENDENTSHA from the exons ATGGGACATATTGGTGAAACTGAGCTGGCTGCATACGCACTCATTCAAATCATTCTTGTGCGCTTTGTAAATGGAATATTG TTAGGAATGGCAAGTGCTCTAGAAACATTATGTGGCCAAGCATTTGGGGCACGGCATAACCACATGATGGGAATCTATTTACAACGGTCATGGGTTGTTCTTCTTGCTACTTCAACCATTTTGGTCCCTGTTTTCATCTTCACATCACCCATTTTAAGGCTTATAGGCCAGGAAGAAGAGTTGTCAGCAGTAGCAGGAAATATTAGCATTTGGTTTATACCCATTGTGTACTATTTTGTCTTTTCAATGACAATGCAAATGTCCTTACAAGCTCAACGAAAGAACATGATTATTGGATGGCTATCTTCTGCATTATTTGTGGTTCACTTGACCTTATCTTGGCTCTTTGTCTACAAATTGAACTTGGGGATACCTGGTGCAATGGGTGCAATGTTCATCTCCACATGGTCAATTGTCATTGGGGAATTCATTTATGTCTTTGGTGGTTGGTGCCCTGAAACATGGAAGGGTTTTTCTAAGCATGCATTTACTGATCTTTGGCCAGTCGTCAAACTCTTTGTATCCTCTGGTGTGATGCTTTG TATAGAGTTATGGTACAACGCCGTGCTAGTCTTATTTGCGGGCTACATGAAAAATGCTACTACAGCCATATCTGCCTTCTCCATCTG CCTCAACATCACTGCTTGGGAGTTTATGATATCCCTTGGTTTCTTAACTGGAGCTTG TGTACGTGTTGCAAATGAATTGGGGAGCGGAGATGCAGGAGCTGCAAAATTTGCCATTAAAGTCAATTTAAGTACTTCAGTGTCTCTTGGTGTTATATTTTCGGTTCTGTTTTTGGTATTTGGTCATGTCTTATCCTATGCATTTACAAGCAGCACGGTGGTGGCCAGAGCTGTATCGAGCCTCTCTGGTTTACTTGCTTTGTCAGTCTTGCTCAATAGTGTTCAGCCAGTACTCTCAG GGGTCGCCATTGGTTCTGGTTGGCAGTCTGTGGTAGCATATGTAAACCTTGGTTGCTACTATATAGTTGGGATTCTTATAGGCCTTTTGCTTGGTTATGTTGCAAAACTTGATGTTAGG GGTATCTGGATTGGAATGATTTGCGGGGTTGCATTGCAAACTCTCGTGCTTCTTTGGATCACTTGGAGAACTGATTGGGATGCTCAG GTGGAAAAGGCATCGCAACGTCTGAACAGGTGGTTTTTGGCACCTTCTCAAGAGAATGATGAGAACACAAGCCATGCTTGA